In Burkholderia contaminans, the following proteins share a genomic window:
- the hemC gene encoding hydroxymethylbilane synthase, which produces MNSETPAAGPQQAQSPATLTIASRESRLAMWQAEHVRDALRKLYPACDVKILGMTTRGDQILDRTLSKVGGKGLFVKELEAALADGRADLAVHSLKDVPMALPDGFSLAAIMEREDPRDAFVSNDYASLDALPAGAVVGTSSLRREAMLRSRYPHLDVLPLRGNLDTRLAKLDRGDYAAIILAAAGLKRLGLETRIRALLDVEASPPAAGQGALGIEIASHRNDVAAWLAPLHDPQTALAVEAERMVSRALGGSCEVPLAAHAVWRAGELYLTGRVSTTDGKRVLTAEECGAVVTVADALALGRAVSDALEAQGALDIVQALLAGSPAAGKGDA; this is translated from the coding sequence ATGAATTCCGAGACCCCTGCGGCCGGGCCGCAACAGGCACAGTCGCCCGCGACGTTGACGATTGCTTCGCGCGAGAGCCGCCTGGCGATGTGGCAAGCCGAACATGTGCGTGATGCGCTGCGCAAATTATATCCAGCTTGTGACGTGAAAATCCTCGGGATGACGACGCGCGGCGACCAGATTCTCGACCGTACGCTGTCGAAGGTCGGCGGCAAGGGCCTGTTCGTGAAGGAGCTGGAGGCCGCGCTGGCCGACGGCCGTGCCGATCTCGCCGTGCATTCGCTGAAGGACGTGCCGATGGCGCTGCCCGACGGCTTCTCGCTCGCCGCGATCATGGAGCGCGAAGATCCGCGCGATGCATTCGTGTCGAACGATTACGCGTCGCTCGACGCGCTGCCGGCCGGTGCCGTGGTCGGCACGTCGAGCCTGCGCCGCGAGGCGATGCTGCGCTCGCGCTACCCGCACCTCGACGTGCTGCCGCTGCGCGGCAATCTCGATACGCGCCTGGCGAAGCTCGATCGCGGCGACTACGCGGCGATCATCCTCGCGGCCGCCGGCCTGAAGCGCCTCGGCCTCGAAACGCGGATCCGCGCGCTGCTCGACGTCGAGGCGAGCCCGCCCGCCGCGGGCCAGGGCGCGCTCGGCATCGAGATCGCATCGCACCGCAACGACGTCGCCGCATGGCTCGCGCCGCTGCACGACCCGCAGACCGCGCTCGCGGTCGAGGCCGAGCGGATGGTGTCGCGCGCGCTCGGCGGCAGTTGCGAGGTGCCGCTCGCCGCGCACGCGGTGTGGCGCGCAGGCGAGCTGTACCTGACCGGCCGCGTGTCGACGACCGACGGCAAGCGCGTGCTGACGGCCGAGGAGTGCGGGGCTGTCGTGACCGTCGCCGATGCGCTCGCGCTCGGCCGCGCGGTGTCCGATGCGCTCGAGGCGCAAGGCGCACTCGACATCGTCCAGGCGCTGCTCGCGGGCTCGCCGGCCGCCGGCAAGGGCGACGCCTGA
- the ppc gene encoding phosphoenolpyruvate carboxylase encodes MKSSGSARTARRNAALSSSDASTDTVATAANGRAKTATKPKDPIRQTKRTTKAAGPAARTATRPAAAPKSGTRTRDDKDGPLFDDIRFLGRLLGDVVREQEGDTVFDVVETIRQTAVKFRREDDNEAAQTLEKKLRKLTPEQTVSVVRAFSYFSHLANIAEDRHHNRRRRIHALAGSASQPGTVAYALEQLKTTGNASKRLLQRFFDDALIVPVLTAHPTEVQRKSILDAQHDIARLLAERDQELTSRERQYNESMLRARVTALWQTRMLRDSRLTVGDEIENALSYYRATFLDELPALYGDIEAALAEHGLSARVPAFFQMGSWIGGDRDGNPNVTAATLDEAINRQAAVILEHYLEQVHKLGAELSVSNLLVGANDAVKALAAASPDQSPHRVDEPYRRALIGIYTRLAASARVRLGEGTVPVRSAGRGAPPVRAVPYADSEAFVADLKVLTASLDEHHGTSLAAPRLAPLVRAAEVFGFHLASIDLRQSSDIHEAVVAELFARAGVEADYAALAEEDKLRVLLAALADPRPLRLPYFEYSALAQSELGVFEKAREVRAQFGARAVRNYIISHTETVSDLVEVLLLQKETGLLEGALGVPGGDAKNSLMVIPLFETIPDLRDAARIMREYFALPGIDALIAHQGAEQEVMLGYSDSNKDGGFLTSNWELYRAELALVDLFRDRKITLRLFHGRGGTVGRGGGPTYQAILSQPPGTVNGQIRLTEQGEVIASKFANPEIGRRNLETVVAATLEATLLPQNNAPAQLPAFEAAMQTLSDSAMAAYRALVYETPGFTDYFFSSTPITEIAELNIGSRPASRKLQDPKQRKIEDLRAIPWGFSWGQCRLLLTGWYGFGSAVSAYLDGAQDDAERTKRVALLKKMNKTWPFFSNLLSNMDMVLAKTDLAVASRYAQLVSDRKLRKHVFERIVAEWERTSQALAEITGHEGRLATNPLLARSIKNRFPYLDPLNHLQVELIKRHRAGDTNARLRRGIHLTINGIAAGLRNTG; translated from the coding sequence GTGAAGTCTTCCGGATCGGCGCGTACGGCGCGCCGCAATGCTGCCCTGTCCTCCTCCGACGCCTCGACGGACACCGTCGCCACCGCCGCGAACGGCCGTGCGAAAACGGCAACGAAACCGAAAGACCCGATACGTCAGACAAAACGCACGACGAAAGCCGCCGGCCCGGCTGCCCGCACCGCGACCCGCCCGGCCGCCGCGCCGAAGTCCGGCACGCGCACGCGCGACGACAAGGACGGCCCGCTGTTCGACGACATCCGCTTCCTCGGCCGCCTGCTCGGCGACGTGGTGCGCGAGCAGGAAGGCGACACCGTGTTCGACGTCGTCGAGACGATTCGCCAGACCGCGGTCAAGTTCCGCCGCGAGGACGACAACGAAGCCGCGCAGACACTCGAGAAGAAGCTGCGCAAGCTGACGCCGGAGCAGACGGTGAGCGTCGTGCGCGCGTTCAGCTATTTCTCGCACCTCGCGAACATCGCGGAAGACCGCCACCACAACCGCCGCCGCCGCATCCACGCGCTGGCCGGCTCGGCGTCGCAGCCCGGCACGGTCGCGTACGCGCTCGAACAGCTGAAGACGACCGGCAACGCGTCGAAGCGCCTGCTGCAGCGCTTCTTCGACGATGCGCTGATCGTGCCGGTACTGACCGCGCACCCGACCGAAGTGCAGCGCAAGAGCATCCTCGACGCGCAGCACGACATCGCGCGCCTGCTCGCCGAGCGCGACCAGGAGCTGACGAGCCGTGAGCGGCAGTACAACGAATCGATGCTGCGCGCGCGCGTGACCGCGCTGTGGCAGACCCGCATGCTGCGCGACTCGCGCCTGACGGTCGGCGACGAGATCGAGAACGCGCTGTCGTACTACCGCGCGACGTTCCTCGACGAACTGCCCGCGCTGTACGGCGACATCGAGGCCGCGCTCGCCGAGCACGGCCTGTCCGCGCGCGTACCCGCGTTCTTCCAGATGGGCAGCTGGATCGGCGGCGACCGCGACGGCAACCCGAACGTGACGGCGGCGACGCTCGACGAAGCGATCAACCGCCAGGCCGCGGTGATCCTCGAGCACTACCTGGAACAGGTGCACAAGCTCGGCGCCGAGCTGTCGGTGTCGAACCTGCTGGTCGGCGCGAACGACGCCGTGAAGGCGCTCGCGGCAGCTTCGCCCGACCAGTCGCCGCACCGCGTCGACGAGCCGTACCGCCGCGCGCTGATCGGCATCTACACGCGCCTCGCCGCAAGCGCGCGCGTGCGTCTCGGCGAAGGCACGGTGCCGGTGCGCAGCGCGGGCCGCGGCGCGCCGCCCGTGCGCGCGGTCCCGTACGCGGATTCCGAAGCATTCGTTGCCGACCTGAAGGTGCTGACCGCGTCGCTCGACGAACACCACGGCACGTCGCTCGCCGCACCGCGCCTCGCGCCTCTGGTGCGCGCGGCCGAAGTGTTCGGCTTCCATCTCGCGAGCATCGACCTGCGCCAGAGCTCCGACATCCACGAAGCCGTGGTCGCCGAACTGTTCGCCCGCGCGGGCGTCGAGGCCGACTACGCAGCGCTCGCCGAGGAAGACAAGCTGCGCGTGCTGCTCGCCGCCCTGGCCGACCCGCGTCCGCTGCGCCTGCCGTACTTCGAATACTCGGCGCTCGCACAGAGCGAGCTCGGCGTGTTCGAGAAGGCGCGCGAAGTCCGCGCGCAATTCGGCGCACGTGCGGTACGCAACTACATCATTTCGCATACGGAAACCGTCAGCGACCTCGTCGAGGTGCTGCTGCTTCAGAAAGAGACGGGCCTGCTCGAAGGCGCGCTCGGCGTCCCGGGCGGCGATGCGAAGAACAGCCTGATGGTGATCCCGCTGTTCGAGACGATTCCCGATCTGCGCGACGCCGCGCGCATCATGCGCGAATACTTCGCACTGCCGGGCATCGACGCGCTGATCGCGCACCAGGGCGCCGAGCAGGAAGTGATGCTCGGCTATTCGGACAGCAACAAGGACGGCGGCTTCCTCACGTCGAACTGGGAGCTGTATCGCGCGGAACTCGCGCTCGTCGACCTGTTCCGCGACCGCAAGATCACGCTGCGCCTGTTCCACGGCCGCGGCGGCACGGTCGGCCGCGGCGGCGGCCCGACCTACCAGGCAATTCTGTCGCAGCCGCCGGGCACCGTGAACGGCCAGATCCGCCTGACCGAACAGGGCGAGGTGATCGCGAGCAAGTTCGCGAACCCGGAGATCGGCCGCCGGAACCTCGAGACGGTCGTTGCCGCGACGCTCGAAGCAACGCTTCTGCCGCAGAACAACGCGCCCGCGCAACTGCCCGCGTTCGAGGCCGCGATGCAGACGTTGTCCGATTCGGCGATGGCCGCGTACCGCGCACTCGTCTATGAAACCCCGGGCTTCACCGACTACTTCTTCTCGTCGACGCCGATCACCGAGATCGCCGAGCTGAACATCGGCAGCCGCCCGGCCTCGCGCAAGCTGCAGGATCCGAAGCAGCGCAAGATCGAGGACCTGCGCGCGATTCCGTGGGGCTTCTCGTGGGGCCAGTGCCGGCTGCTGCTGACGGGCTGGTACGGCTTCGGCAGCGCGGTGAGTGCGTATCTCGACGGCGCGCAGGACGACGCCGAACGCACGAAGCGCGTCGCGCTGCTGAAGAAGATGAACAAGACCTGGCCGTTCTTCTCGAACCTGCTGTCGAACATGGACATGGTGCTCGCGAAGACCGACCTCGCAGTGGCGTCGCGTTACGCGCAGCTGGTTTCCGACCGCAAGCTGCGCAAGCACGTATTCGAGCGGATCGTCGCGGAATGGGAGCGCACGTCGCAGGCGCTGGCGGAAATCACCGGGCACGAAGGCCGCCTCGCGACCAACCCGCTGCTCGCGCGCTCGATCAAGAACCGCTTCCCGTATCTCGATCCGCTGAACCACCTGCAGGTCGAGCTGATCAAGCGCCACCGTGCAGGCGACACGAACGCGCGGCTGCGCCGCGGGATTCACCTGACGATCAACGGGATCGCGGCCGGCCTGCGCAACACCGGCTGA
- a CDS encoding class I SAM-dependent methyltransferase, with amino-acid sequence MKHHDQVADAFGTTAAAYLTSTVHATGADLQTLADAVRATPDAAVLDLGCGAGHASFAVAPHVRDVVAYDLAAQMLATVDAAARERGLANIRTQQGPAERLPFETATFDWVVSRMSAHHWHDMRAALAEVRRVLKPGGRVLMIDIAGNDHPLLDTYLQAAEVLRDASHVRDYRADEWLAMFREAGFDAHVHSRWRLPIDFDTWVARIRTPADSVTGIRALWAHAPDEVRGYYAVQPDGSFEHDALLIDAH; translated from the coding sequence ATGAAACACCACGACCAGGTCGCCGACGCATTCGGCACGACGGCCGCCGCCTATCTGACGAGCACGGTCCACGCGACGGGCGCGGATCTGCAGACGCTCGCGGACGCGGTGCGCGCAACGCCCGATGCCGCGGTGCTCGATCTCGGCTGCGGCGCCGGCCATGCAAGCTTCGCCGTCGCGCCGCACGTGCGCGACGTGGTCGCCTACGATCTCGCCGCGCAGATGCTCGCGACCGTCGACGCCGCCGCGCGCGAACGCGGGCTCGCGAACATCCGTACGCAGCAGGGGCCGGCCGAGCGACTGCCGTTCGAGACGGCGACGTTCGACTGGGTCGTGAGCCGGATGAGCGCGCACCACTGGCACGACATGCGCGCGGCGCTCGCCGAGGTGCGCCGCGTGCTGAAACCGGGCGGCCGCGTGTTGATGATCGATATCGCCGGCAACGACCATCCGCTTCTCGATACGTACCTGCAGGCCGCGGAAGTGCTGCGCGACGCGTCGCACGTGCGCGACTACCGGGCGGACGAATGGCTCGCGATGTTCCGTGAAGCCGGCTTCGACGCGCACGTGCACAGCCGCTGGCGGCTGCCGATCGATTTCGATACGTGGGTCGCGCGCATCCGCACGCCGGCCGACAGCGTCACCGGCATCCGCGCGCTGTGGGCGCATGCGCCGGACGAGGTGCGCGGCTACTACGCGGTGCAGCCGGACGGTTCGTTCGAACACGACGCGTTGCTGATCGACGCGCACTGA
- a CDS encoding helix-turn-helix transcriptional regulator, with amino-acid sequence MNHPSSAPVPPLDATPARALGEFIRAHRERLSPQAVGLPPGPRRRTPGLRREEVAQLCGVSPTRYTWIEQGRPVSASADALARIAVALQLSKAERAYLFELAAQRDPAEPDVAGGDLPPTLAATVAAIATPAYVLDRQWNALAWNAPAAALFSGWLDGEHDRNLLRFTFMSPAARTLIVDWETRARRLAAEFRADSIRHLTDAPTRALIDALTAGSDAFAQYWASQDVFEREGGLREFDHPADGRLVYQQITLKPAHREDLKLVVLVRD; translated from the coding sequence ATGAACCATCCGTCCTCCGCTCCCGTCCCGCCGCTCGACGCCACGCCCGCCCGTGCGCTCGGCGAATTCATCCGCGCCCACCGCGAGCGGCTGTCGCCGCAGGCCGTCGGCCTGCCGCCCGGCCCGCGCCGCCGCACGCCGGGGCTGCGACGCGAGGAAGTCGCGCAGCTGTGCGGCGTCAGCCCGACTCGGTACACGTGGATCGAACAGGGCCGCCCGGTTTCGGCATCCGCCGACGCGCTCGCGCGGATCGCCGTCGCGCTGCAACTGTCGAAGGCCGAGCGCGCCTACCTGTTCGAGCTGGCCGCGCAACGCGACCCGGCCGAGCCCGACGTCGCGGGCGGCGACCTGCCGCCGACGCTCGCCGCGACCGTCGCGGCGATCGCGACGCCCGCGTACGTGCTCGACCGGCAATGGAATGCGCTCGCATGGAACGCGCCGGCCGCCGCGCTCTTTTCCGGCTGGCTCGACGGCGAGCACGACCGCAACCTGCTGCGCTTCACGTTCATGTCGCCGGCGGCACGCACGCTGATCGTCGACTGGGAAACCCGCGCGCGGCGGCTCGCGGCCGAATTCCGCGCCGATTCGATCCGTCACCTGACCGATGCGCCCACGCGTGCGCTGATCGACGCGCTGACCGCCGGCAGCGACGCGTTCGCGCAGTACTGGGCATCGCAGGACGTGTTCGAACGCGAAGGCGGCCTGCGCGAATTCGACCATCCGGCCGACGGCCGCCTCGTGTACCAGCAGATCACGCTGAAGCCCGCGCACCGCGAGGACCTGAAGCTGGTCGTGCTGGTGCGCGACTGA
- the argH gene encoding argininosuccinate lyase, protein MTSQLHKKGEAWSARFSEPMSELVKRYTSSVFFDKRLALVDIAGSLAHANMLAAQKIISADDLAAIERGMAQIKGEIERGEFEWQLDLEDVHLNIEARLTALIGDAGKRLHTGRSRNDQVATDIRLWLRGEIDRIGGLLNDLRGALLDLAEQNADTIMPGFTHLQVAQPVTFGHHLLAYVEMFSRDAERMRDCRTRVNRLPLGAAALAGTSYPIDRHAVAKTLGFDGICANSLDAVSDRDFAIEFTAASALVMTHVSRFSEELVLWMSPRVGFIDIADRFCTGSSIMPQKKNPDVPELARGKTGRVNGHLMALLTLMKGQPLAYNKDNQEDKEPLFDTVDTVVDTLRIFAEMVAGITVKPDAMRAAALQGFSTATDLADYLVKRGLPFRDAHEAVAHAVKICDDRGIDLADLTLDEMKQELPNVAHLIGEDVFGYLTLEGSVASRNHPGGTAPDQVRAAVKAARAALGQ, encoded by the coding sequence ATGACGTCCCAACTGCACAAAAAGGGCGAGGCCTGGTCGGCCCGCTTCTCGGAACCGATGTCCGAGCTGGTCAAGCGCTACACGTCGTCGGTGTTTTTCGACAAGCGCCTCGCGCTCGTCGACATCGCCGGCTCGCTCGCGCACGCGAACATGCTCGCCGCGCAGAAGATCATCAGCGCCGACGACCTGGCTGCGATCGAACGCGGGATGGCGCAGATCAAGGGTGAAATCGAGCGCGGCGAATTCGAATGGCAGCTCGACCTGGAAGACGTCCACCTGAACATCGAGGCGCGCCTGACCGCACTGATCGGCGACGCCGGCAAGCGCCTGCACACGGGCCGCTCGCGCAACGACCAGGTCGCGACCGACATCCGCCTGTGGCTGCGCGGCGAGATCGACCGCATCGGCGGCCTGCTGAACGACCTGCGCGGCGCGCTGCTCGATCTCGCGGAACAGAATGCCGACACGATCATGCCGGGCTTCACGCACCTGCAGGTCGCGCAGCCCGTCACGTTCGGCCACCACCTGCTCGCGTACGTCGAGATGTTCTCGCGCGACGCGGAGCGCATGCGCGACTGCCGCACCCGCGTGAACCGCCTGCCGCTCGGCGCGGCCGCGCTCGCCGGCACGAGCTACCCGATCGATCGTCACGCCGTGGCGAAGACGCTCGGCTTCGATGGCATCTGCGCGAACTCGCTCGACGCGGTATCGGATCGCGACTTCGCGATCGAATTCACGGCCGCCTCCGCGCTCGTGATGACGCACGTGTCGCGCTTCTCCGAAGAGCTCGTGCTGTGGATGAGCCCGCGCGTCGGCTTCATCGACATCGCCGACCGCTTCTGCACCGGCAGCTCGATCATGCCGCAGAAGAAGAACCCGGACGTGCCCGAGCTCGCGCGCGGCAAGACGGGCCGCGTGAACGGCCACCTGATGGCGCTGCTGACGCTGATGAAGGGCCAGCCGCTCGCGTACAACAAGGACAACCAGGAAGACAAGGAACCGCTGTTCGACACGGTCGATACCGTTGTCGACACGCTGCGGATCTTCGCCGAGATGGTTGCCGGCATCACCGTGAAGCCGGACGCGATGCGTGCGGCCGCGCTGCAGGGCTTCTCGACCGCCACCGACCTCGCCGACTACCTGGTGAAGCGCGGCCTGCCGTTCCGCGATGCGCACGAAGCCGTCGCGCACGCGGTGAAGATCTGCGACGACCGCGGCATCGACCTGGCCGACCTGACGCTCGACGAGATGAAGCAGGAACTGCCGAACGTCGCGCACCTGATCGGCGAAGACGTGTTCGGCTACCTGACGCTCGAGGGCTCGGTCGCGAGCCGCAACCACCCGGGCGGCACCGCGCCCGACCAGGTGCGTGCGGCGGTCAAGGCTGCGCGCGCCGCGCTCGGCCAGTAA
- a CDS encoding HAD family hydrolase translates to MTFSAALFDMDGLLVDSERTIMNTWIDVSNAHGVTLTTTDYLQIVGRSFAEGQVILARLIGNPDTFDAVRIRVREQLAAPEPHPKFPLKPGAFALLDALAQAGIPCAVASSSACEVIRARLDAVGVLPFFRAIAGGDEVSRGKPDPAVYRLAAERLGVPAHACVAFEDSDFGAQSAAGAGASVVTVPDLKAPTPEIVALSLHVLASLDDAVALVPSWFGELDKQRPA, encoded by the coding sequence ATGACCTTTTCCGCCGCGCTCTTCGACATGGATGGCCTGCTCGTCGATTCCGAGCGGACCATCATGAACACGTGGATCGACGTGTCGAATGCGCACGGCGTCACGCTGACCACCACCGACTACCTGCAGATCGTCGGCCGCTCGTTCGCCGAAGGCCAGGTCATCCTGGCACGGCTGATCGGCAACCCCGATACGTTCGACGCGGTGCGCATCCGCGTGCGCGAGCAGCTCGCGGCGCCCGAACCGCATCCGAAGTTTCCGCTGAAGCCCGGCGCGTTCGCGCTGCTCGATGCGCTCGCGCAGGCCGGCATTCCGTGCGCGGTCGCGTCGTCGTCCGCGTGCGAGGTCATCCGCGCGCGGCTCGACGCGGTCGGCGTGCTGCCGTTCTTCCGCGCGATCGCAGGCGGCGACGAAGTCTCGCGCGGCAAGCCCGACCCGGCCGTCTACCGGCTCGCGGCCGAACGTCTCGGCGTGCCGGCCCACGCCTGCGTCGCGTTCGAGGACAGCGACTTCGGCGCACAATCGGCCGCCGGCGCGGGCGCATCGGTCGTCACCGTGCCCGACCTGAAGGCGCCGACACCCGAGATCGTCGCGCTGAGCCTGCACGTGCTCGCGTCGCTCGACGACGCGGTCGCGCTCGTGCCGTCGTGGTTCGGCGAGCTCGACAAGCAACGGCCGGCGTGA